In Thermus hydrothermalis, the DNA window CTTATCTCAAGCCTCCCTACGTCCAAGGGTACTACCCAGTGAAGGCTTTCGGAGAGCTTTTTCTTGTCGCGCAGGAGGTAAGGCACAAGAGTAGCAAAGGGCATCAAGGGGACGGGGGGTGGGTCAAGCCACCGGAGGAGCCCAACCAAGAGCGGCGTGAGGTCCTTTCCCCCCAAAGCCCTGCCCAACAGGGCGGCGAAGAGGAGGCCGTAGGCCACCGCCGCCCCGTGGGGCAGGGCGTGGCGGGTGTGGGCCTCGAGGGCGTGCCCCAGGGTGTGGCCCAGGTTCAAAAGCCTCCTTTCCCCCTTCTCCAAGGGGTCTTTCTCCGTGATGGCCACCTTCACCGCCACCGCGCGGGCCAGGTAGGCCTCGAGGCGGGGGTTTTCCGGGGTGAGGTCCTCCACCCGGAGGAGCGCCTCGTCCCCTGCGATGATCCCGTGCTTGAAGGCCTCCACCAGCCCCTCCTTGAAGGTGGAGGAGGGTAGGGTCCGGAGCGCCTTCAGCTCGGCGTAGACCCCTTGGGGGAAGTGGAAGGCTCCCACCAGGTTCTTGCCCTCGGGGAGGTTGAGGCCCGTCTTCCCCCCCACGCTGGCGTCCACCACCGCCAAGGTGGTGGTGGGGAAGGCCAGGTAGCGTATCCCCCTCAGGTACGTGGCGGCCACGAACCCCCCGAGGTCCGTGAGGGTGCCCCCGCCCACCACCAGGAGGGTGGTGTTCCGGGGAAGCCCCCTTTCCGCCAGGAAGGAGAGGGCCTGGCCATAAACGGCCAGGCTCTTCGCCCCTTCTCCCCCCTCCAGGCCCAGGCGGTGCTCCACCCTAAGCGCCTCCGCCACCTCCAGGGCGAAGGCCTCCACCTGGCGGTCGTAGAGGAGGGCCCGGGGGCCTTCCACCCTCACCTCGGCCAAGACGCCCTCCCCGATGAGGATGGGGTAGGTCACGGGACTACGGACGCTTAACCTTTGCATACGCCCAAAGCTTCTCCACGATCTCCTCCACCACCTCTTCCACCTTGCGGTGGTCGGTGGACACGTGCACGTGGGCTTCCCGGTAGATGGGGGCGCGGGCCTGGAGGAGGGTGCGGATGCGCTCCAAGGGGTTTTCCACCTGGAGGAGGGGCCTTTCCCCGGGCTTCCTCGTGGCCCGTTCCAGGATGGTTTCCGGGCTTGCCCAGAGGGCCACCACCGGCCCCCGGGCGAGGAGGAGGCTTCGGTTTTCCGGGTCCACGAAGGTTCCCCCGCCCAGGGAAAGGACCAGGAAGTCCTTCGCCACCAGCTCCCGCACCGCCTCCTTTTCCATGCGGCGAAAGGCTTCCTCTCCCAGGTGGCGGAAGATGTCGGGGATGGAAAGCCCCGTGCGCCTTTCAATGTAGCGGTCTAGGTCTATGAAGTGGAGGAGGAGGGCCCGGGCCAGCTCCCGCCCGATGCGGCTTTTCCCCACCCCCATGAAGCCGGTGAGGCTGATGAAGGTGGCGGGGCGGGGGACCTCGAGGCGGGCCATGGACCTATCCTACGTTCCTTAGTAGCGGAGGACCCATTCCCGGTAGCGGGCCACCCGTTCTTGGATTTCCTCCATGGTATCCCCGCCAAACTTCTCCAGGTAGGCCTGGGCCAAAACGATGGCAGAGAGGGCGCAGAGGATGACGCTGGCGGCGGGGACGGCCGTGGTGTCCGAGCGCTCGCGGGCGGCGTCCTTGGGCTCGTGGGTCACCACGTCCACCGTGGGGAGGGGGCGCATGAGGGTGGCGATGGGCTTGAGGGCGGCCCGGATGACCAGCTCTTCCCCCGTGGTCATGCCGCCCTCCAGACCCCCAGCCCGGTTGGTGGTGCGGTAGAAGCCCCGCTCTGGGCTCCAGTAGATGGCGTCGTGCACCTCCGAGCCCCGCTTCATGGCGTTCTCAAAGGCGGGGCCGATCTCCACCCCCTTGACCGCTGGGATGGAGAGGGCCATCTGGGCCAGTCGGCCGTCCAGCTTCCGGTCCCAGTGCACGTGGCTTCCAAGCCCGGGCACCAGGCCACGGAAGCGGGCCTCAATGACCCCGCCCAGGGTGTCCCCTTCCGCCTTGGCCTGGTCAATGCGGCGGATCACCTCCGCCTCCGCCTCGGGGTCGGTCATGCGCAAAGGGCTTTCCTCTATGCGGGGGACGAGCTCCCAGGCGAAGGGGACCTGGCTCCACACCCCCGCCATCCCCGGCACGTAGC includes these proteins:
- a CDS encoding 3-dehydroquinate synthase, with amino-acid sequence MQRLSVRSPVTYPILIGEGVLAEVRVEGPRALLYDRQVEAFALEVAEALRVEHRLGLEGGEGAKSLAVYGQALSFLAERGLPRNTTLLVVGGGTLTDLGGFVAATYLRGIRYLAFPTTTLAVVDASVGGKTGLNLPEGKNLVGAFHFPQGVYAELKALRTLPSSTFKEGLVEAFKHGIIAGDEALLRVEDLTPENPRLEAYLARAVAVKVAITEKDPLEKGERRLLNLGHTLGHALEAHTRHALPHGAAVAYGLLFAALLGRALGGKDLTPLLVGLLRWLDPPPVPLMPFATLVPYLLRDKKKLSESLHWVVPLDVGRLEIRPLPETLLQAAYAEWQKLITREGFAQG
- the aroC gene encoding chorismate synthase, with the protein product MRFLTAGESHGPELLAIIEGLPAGLPLTEEDINPWLAKRQQGYGRGRRMVIETDRIAFRAGVRAGRTTGAPVALAIQNADHRNWLEIMDPAPGNEPRKKALTAARPGHADLAGGIKYGHKDLRDVLERASARETAMRVAVGAVAMKLLSLLGVEGVGYVPGMAGVWSQVPFAWELVPRIEESPLRMTDPEAEAEVIRRIDQAKAEGDTLGGVIEARFRGLVPGLGSHVHWDRKLDGRLAQMALSIPAVKGVEIGPAFENAMKRGSEVHDAIYWSPERGFYRTTNRAGGLEGGMTTGEELVIRAALKPIATLMRPLPTVDVVTHEPKDAARERSDTTAVPAASVILCALSAIVLAQAYLEKFGGDTMEEIQERVARYREWVLRY
- a CDS encoding shikimate kinase — translated: MARLEVPRPATFISLTGFMGVGKSRIGRELARALLLHFIDLDRYIERRTGLSIPDIFRHLGEEAFRRMEKEAVRELVAKDFLVLSLGGGTFVDPENRSLLLARGPVVALWASPETILERATRKPGERPLLQVENPLERIRTLLQARAPIYREAHVHVSTDHRKVEEVVEEIVEKLWAYAKVKRP